In one Oncorhynchus nerka isolate Pitt River unplaced genomic scaffold, Oner_Uvic_2.0 unplaced_scaffold_1034, whole genome shotgun sequence genomic region, the following are encoded:
- the LOC135570206 gene encoding uncharacterized protein LOC135570206 isoform X1, with the protein MPGRRPAQTPCAHRWARETGQASCYAMECTVFPVREHSPVRHIPALPIGRARVGIEPGKLGQARCSRAPVRLHGPVYPEPPPHTSPPVAAPRTRLPVRVLDPVPPVPAPCTRPSVRLACSAQPALFSSPALSESPAYFAQPEPFSSPALPESPVCPAPPVCPAPPVLPVCPAPPVLPVCPAPPVCPAPPVLPVCPAPPVLPVCPEPPVLPVCPAPPVLPVYPAPPVLPVCPAPPVLPVCPAPPVLPVCPAPPVCPAPPVLPVCPAPPVSPAPPDNQSLPDLPDNQSLPDLPDNQNLPDLLVNLNLPVPPASQDLPEPTTCLSFISVLGFLSVLGFL; encoded by the coding sequence atgccaggtaggagacctgcgcaaactccctgtgctcaccgttgggctagagagaccgggcaggcatcgtgttatgctatggagtgcacagtgtttccagtgcgggaacatagcccggtgcggcacataccagcccttcctattggccgggctagagtgggcatcgagccaggtaagcttgggcaggctcggtgctcaagagctccagtgcgcctgcacggtccggtctatccagagccacctccacacaccagtcctccggtagcagctccccgcaccaggcttcctgtgcgtgtccttgatccagtaccaccagttccagcaccatgcaccaggccttcagtgcgcctcgcctgttcagcgcagccagcgcttttctcctctcctgcgctgtcggagtctcccgcctattttgcgcagccagagcctttctcctctcctgcgctgccggagtctcccgtctgcccagcaccgccagtctgcccagcgccgccagtgctcccagtctgcccagcgccgccagtgcttccagtctgcccagcgccgccagtctgcccagcgccgccagtgctcccagtctgcccagcgccgccagtgctcccagtctgcccagagccgccagtgctcccagtctgcccagcgccgccagtgctcccagtctacccagcgccgccagtgctcccagtctgcccagcaccgccagtgctcccagtctgcccagcgccgccagtgctcccagtctgcccagcgccgccagtctgcccagcgccgccagtgctcccagtctgcccagcgccgccagtgagcccagcgccgccagacaaccagtctcttccagatctgccagacaaccagtctcttccagatctgccagacaaccagaatcttccagatctgcttgtcaacctgaatcttccagttccgccagccagccaggatttaccggagcctactacctgcctgagcttcatctcagtactgggcttcctctcagtactgggtttcctctaa
- the LOC135570206 gene encoding nematocyst expressed protein 3-like isoform X2, protein MHQAFSAPRLFSAASAFLLSCAVGVSRLFCAARAFLLSCAAGVSRLPSTASLPSAASAPSLPSAASASSLPSAASLPSAASAPSLPSAASAPSLPRAASAPSLPSAASAPSLPSAASAPSLPSTASAPSLPSAASAPSLPSAASLPSAASAPSLPSAASEPSAARQPVSSRSARQPVSSRSARQPESSRSACQPESSSSASQPGFTGAYYLPELHLSTGLPLSTGFPLSTGFPLSTGFPLSPGLPLSPGLPPCPELPLCPELPLCPELPLCPELPLCPELPLSH, encoded by the coding sequence atgcaccaggccttcagtgcgcctcgcctgttcagcgcagccagcgcttttctcctctcctgcgctgtcggagtctcccgcctattttgcgcagccagagcctttctcctctcctgcgctgccggagtctcccgtctgcccagcaccgccagtctgcccagcgccgccagtgctcccagtctgcccagcgccgccagtgcttccagtctgcccagcgccgccagtctgcccagcgccgccagtgctcccagtctgcccagcgccgccagtgctcccagtctgcccagagccgccagtgctcccagtctgcccagcgccgccagtgctcccagtctacccagcgccgccagtgctcccagtctgcccagcaccgccagtgctcccagtctgcccagcgccgccagtgctcccagtctgcccagcgccgccagtctgcccagcgccgccagtgctcccagtctgcccagcgccgccagtgagcccagcgccgccagacaaccagtctcttccagatctgccagacaaccagtctcttccagatctgccagacaaccagaatcttccagatctgcttgtcaacctgaatcttccagttccgccagccagccaggatttaccggagcctactacctgcctgagcttcatctcagtactgggcttcctctcagtactgggtttcctctaagtactgggtttcctctcagtactgggtttcccctcagtcccgggctgcccctcagtcccgggctgcccccctgtcccgagctgcccctctgtcccgagctgcccctctgtcccgagctgcccctctgtcccgagctgcccctctgtcccgagctgcccctcagtcactag